A region from the Ctenopharyngodon idella isolate HZGC_01 chromosome 13, HZGC01, whole genome shotgun sequence genome encodes:
- the tmem50a gene encoding transmembrane protein 50A, protein MSGFLDGIRCGDCECNVDWGEKRNTIASIAAGVLFFTGWWIIIDAAIMYPKEEQFHHAYHTCGVIATIAFLMINAVSNGQVRGDSYSEGCLGQTGARIWLFIGFMLAFGSLIASMWILFGGFVVTDKKDMSVYPGIAVFFQNAFIFFGGLVFKFGRTEDLWQ, encoded by the exons ATGTCGGGATTTCTGGATGGGATCAGATGTGGTGATTGCGAGTGTAATGTGGATTGGGGTGAGAAGAGAAACACCATCGCCTCCATCGCAGCCGGAGTTCTG TTTTTCACAGGCTGGTGGATCATCATTGATGCAGCGATAATGTACCCTAAAGAGGAACAGTTCCACCACGCATATCATACCTGTGGGGTTATAGCGACTATAGCCTTCCTCAT GATCAACGCAGTGTCAAATGGCCAGGTGAGGGGAGACAGCTACAGCGAGGGCTGCTTGGGACAGACTG gtGCCAGAATTTGGCTCTTCATCGGGTTCATGTTGGCCTTCGGGTCTCTTATCGCCTCTATGTGGATTCTGTTTGGTGGTTTTGTTGTGACTG ACAAGAAGGATATGTCAGTGTATCCTGGTATTGCAGTTTTCTTCCAAAATGCATTCATCTTCTTTGG TGGTCTTGTGTTCAAGTTTGGCCGAACTGAGGACCTCTGGCAGTGA